CCTTATCGTAAGTGCTGATTTTTATCCCAAGCAAAGTTATTAAATCGAAAATAAGGCTTTTGAGGAGCTCATCAATGCTAAGTGCTAACATATTCATTggggcatttcatcaaacaggtTCAAGGATATATTCGTTGATCTAAAAATGAACCACTTGTATAAACAAAAGATTATCCCTTTGATGAACATCTGACTTGTTATACTCGCTCATCGTAAATTGTAATCTCGTTTTAccttttttattaaaatctttGAATAAAAATTAGTGGGTTTCTTGCCAGAAAGTACCTCGAGCTTGAACTAAATCCGGTAATCAATGACTCCTCTCTACACATACTTTAGGTAATTAATGCCCTAACAAAGAAATTAAACACGAATATATTTTCATACAGTTCGTGCCTGTGGCGAGACGAAGGGAAGATCGTATTGAAAGAGAAACTGTAGATCGGATTGGGATAGTGGGAATAACCACTCGACGGAGAAAGGGATTGGAATTAACCATTTAATGGAGAGGAGGCCTGCCCAGCAATGGATTTGGAGAATAATGAACCTAGCTTGCTGCTATCAGAATTGAGAACAAAGATTAGGATTATGAAGTATGACATAAAAATAAAGCGATTTAATTGGTTTCCatcaaaactacgtagttttgGGTGATTTCGCATCTAACCTTAGATGTGAAACAGCCACATATTCACTTTCCCCATATACAAATCCACGTTTGAAACTGAAAATGATAGATAAAGAAACACAAAAACATTTAATTAAACCACACAATTACAAAAAATTTCACTTGAGTCGAGATAATTGTCGTTTAAATTATTACAAAGTCACAAGTTATTACTCATATTCGCGCGAACGAACGCTAAACAAATCACGACACAATTTTAGATATTAAATGGGTTCAACATGACACAACACGAATAACCACATTCAACCCGCTAACCTCAAACCTATCAAGCCGACACGCTTCACATCCTTAAATTGTTTCCTTAAATTGTTCAATGTAACGGTTTTAAATAGTTTACGATAAAACCAAAACATGCCATATTTAACACAGGACAAAATGGGTTGGGTCTTATTTCTTGGATAActggtaaaaaaataaaaacaagcaTAATTTCATAGCATTGGTCATAAAAATTTAGGCGACTGAGGGAATAGCATTGGTCTACAAACCATCAACGAAAAAACTGAAGTTTGCACCAACAAACATAACTCAAACAAGTTCACAATTAAACAGCATGCATAATATTTGGTACAAAATTCATTCAAAAAGACATTTACTACATTGAACGCATAGGGATTGAAGACTAATTAGGGAAAGTGAAATTACCCTATTCCTAATTTGTAATAACGGGTTGATCAAGTAGAAGTAGTGTTTCCGTGTAGGAATACACATAAATATGCTTTTCACTAGTCCCAATATTTTTTATAGATTTAGAGTAGGGTTCATAAGCAGCAAGTGTTCTAATGGAACGATGAGCTTGCAATTCGACTAAAGCTTCACCGGTCTTCCTAAAGCCCCTTACAGAATTCAATGATCCATATGGTGAGTGACCACTGATAGTGAAGAGCTTTTCAAACAACTTTGGAACACCGTCTTTCATCACCCATACATGGTAAACCAGTTCAGAGTCCTCTACACAGCCTTCAATCGCAACAAGCGACTCCCTTGGCTTAAGCATAGACAAATTACAATGAGTATGAGCTAGTCTATCTGGAAGTTTCACTTCTCCAAACTCTTCACTTGTCAGATCAAACGAAACAATCAAATTTCCATACCAGTCTCCATCACCAACCCTAGGAACAGCAAGCCAATAAACAACTCCACCTACAACCACCTGTTCCTCACCAAATATAATAAACTTACTCGGTACATTGCTACGATACACACTTCTCCAAATCCTTGTGCTTAACGTAAAGACGTAAACACCTCCTTCCTTATGTATTTTTGTATccatcttaatcttaacaatctTCGGGTCTCTAGTCTCCCGACAAACCCCAAACCCTAGAACAGTTCTACACATCTCATCATCAGCGATATCGGGCAGAACAACATCAACCGCTTTCCTAACAGAAGGATTCCAAATAACCGCCTTCCTGTCGGTTATACTGAACAAACACAATAATCCGTGGGGGCTGTCAATTGTTGTATAAGGTTCATCCAAATTAACTACCGATTGGGGTACAGTCACAGAAACCGGATTTTGGGGGAAAGTATCAGTATCAGTGTCAGCAATTGAAACATATTTTAGCTCGAGATTAACAGCGTCTTTATACCTTACCAGCAgatgttgatgttgatgttgtcGATGCTTAAGAATGAAATCAGAACTGTCGATCAGTGACTTCCAGGCTTTGCAGACCGATCGGAATCGAATCAACGGTTTCACAGGAAGCTTGTTCAGGATTAGCTCTTCGAGTTCCACCGGGAGCTTGCTTATGATTATCTGTTGGAGATCGAAGGGAATGTTGTCTGACATTTTGATTTTGGTTATGGAGGATGATGATTGATTGATTCTAGGGTTTATATAGAGAGAGATATGAAATGGTAGACCACATATGCGTATTGTTTTTTTGGGAGCAAAACGATGCCGTACTCTTGGTAGACCACTTGTAACCTTATGGTTGTAGGCCCAACTAAAGTTAATAAATTTAGAgtgtggggtatggggcggggttggggcgagggttgggtacaaacgctcAAATCATCActtcgggtgggcttgggtttcggcgtggccccttgggcagAGTTTTTTCCCCAAAAGGGTGTTGGTGGAAAAGTTATTTGCTAAAATGGGTGATTTGaaaaataattaccaaaatgGGGGTTTtctatatttctttattttttaactaATCTGTTATAATTCTTCTATTTTTATTTAATCAACGCGTGAACTTTTCAATGGAGTTATAAGTTTAACGCGTGAAGGGAGTGGAGGCGGCGGTGTGCTAACGCGTGATAGAGTTTATCATGATAAAATAACGTGCCACCCCGTATGGCCTTATGCTTGCATTTATTAGTACTACACCAAAACATGTCATATTTAACACATGTCAAAGTAGGTTGGGTCTtgtttcttggatatatggtaaaaaaaaaaaggcAATATATAATGTAGGTCAaaatgggttgggttgggtttggTTTCAACGGTAATCTACTAACCAAAAAATGTGGACCCTCCGATCAGTCAAGCTGTTTGACTACTGAAAGTCAACACATGACTTTTAATAACTCCAATTGTGATTTAACTGATGAAATTTGAGTTTGGTGGAGGTCACCATCATCTGCGTGGCACTTGGTCTTAGAAAAACTCTGTTATTTGCATGAGGCCACTTAAACCATTTAAGATATTGCTGTAACCACATTGTTGAAAGTCAGCATTTTCATGGTTCATATGGCATTGACTCACTGGACAAATTTGGGTATTTAACTGGTCAAATTAACAGCATCCCATGGTTAATAGTTGTAACAAATACATCCTCATCAACATCCTACCTACATCAACCCATGAAGCACTGTAAATGAATGTTAAGTGGGTTTACTAGTTCTTTTATTGTCTCTTTAATTTAGTAATAGTGGTTAGTATTAGGCCGCTCGGTTTGGAGGGGCGTCCCCCCGTCTTAGACCGGCGACGGGCCTCAACACCGTCCCGGGTGCCCCGTCGTCGTCCTCCTCGGCTTCTTGAAGACGTTGGAGCCGGGCGGATAAAGACAAAAAATGTTAACAATGAACGgctagttttaaaaaaaaataatttaatttccttttaaaaatcaaattaattTCCTATAAAATCCCCCCACTTTTTACACAATACCACCTATAACATATAACATCATCTCTAGTGGCAATATGGAGTGGTGTGATCTTTGCCACTTCACACTTCAAAACGCAGGAACACCGCCCCCGTGGGAGTGATTTTTTGTATTTTGCTCTTGGCGTGATTGTGAAAACGCTAGGAGGGGCTTGATCTTTGCTTTTCTGGTCTTGATGCCATGTGTcactgacgggtggtccgtaggacaacccttaagtgccttaaaaagattaaaatcccatgctttacacgtttaattgtttgaacttggtaactactagttgtttgGACGTGCAGGTGCAAATAGAGCTTAAAAGGGAAGTGATTTGGAGCATCaatgaaaaaatcaatttttggaattgaagaattaagaggatagcatgatagagagcgaaattacgagaacgtaggcgaaaacggtgaagaaaacggagttgaaacgaaaaagttatgctgaaaacaagtttaCATGCTGAAGCCTGCCGTAAGCTACGTTTGAAACTgaaaatctatctactataataatagAAACCAAGTTTTaaacacgtgtcattcattgaagccatctatttttatagataattaatatcaattaaaagataattatacaattaaatttaatataaatttaaacaattcatataagagataatatatataatattttaaaatagattaaattacaaaaatcgtcctttatgtatgtcacttattgcaaactgtgttctttgtcttcaataattacagaaaacatactcgatgtttgcaaacccttgcaagttatgtcctttagccctaactcagttaatttaaatgatttatttattttatttaactaaaatagttaagggtaaaacctatttcaaaaatgtttaaaaggtgtttattggttctatatttatattttagtgttcaattctcaactcaaatacggtaataACTATGTTTatgtgacatttataagaacaatcaccacaatcaccccatccatcgtatatcgagtatatccgttagtttttttaagatataaatttttattagattcattcaacccgtgtaataaacgaggttttttaaagatataacatttttattttttactatacaaaattacatttatgcatcTCGGGTAATACTcggggttttaaaaatataacctttttttattatgtagtatataaaaatagatttattcaacacatataatacataggatttataaggatataactttttattgtttggtatataaaattacatgtgttcaACCTGTATAACACAGCCTCCCGCTTTAGTCTCCCTAACGGTCGGACTTAGTCTCGCTCCTCAGCTCgacgaggttcttaaaaatgtaacttttattattatttaatatataaaattaaatttactcaacccatacaatacacgaggttcttaaagatataatttttttattatttaatatataaaattacatttattcaaccaatgtaataaccgagatttttaaatatatatgttttattaattggtatataaaattgcatttattcaacctgtgtaataaacgagatttttaaatatatatatttttattatttagtatataaaattgcatttattcaacccgtgtaatacacggggttctagtCTAGTGATAGATAAAGAAACACAAAAACATTTAATTAAACCACACAATTACAATAAGTTTCACTTAAGTCGAGATAATTGTCGTTTAAATTATTACAAAGTCACAAGTTATTACTCATATTCGCGATCGAACGCTAAACAAATCAGGCTATGCGGTATGGTAACCATCCTCTCTTGGAGGATGATCcaccacgtaggcgccacatcatagtccCATAGAGGATGATCCAACACACTAAAACACTGGAAATGggaggatgatcctac
The sequence above is drawn from the Helianthus annuus cultivar XRQ/B chromosome 12, HanXRQr2.0-SUNRISE, whole genome shotgun sequence genome and encodes:
- the LOC110895653 gene encoding F-box/kelch-repeat protein At3g23880-like codes for the protein MSDNIPFDLQQIIISKLPVELEELILNKLPVKPLIRFRSVCKAWKSLIDSSDFILKHRQHQHQHLLVRYKDAVNLELKYVSIADTDTDTFPQNPVSVTVPQSVVNLDEPYTTIDSPHGLLCLFSITDRKAVIWNPSVRKAVDVVLPDIADDEMCRTVLGFGVCRETRDPKIVKIKMDTKIHKEGGVYVFTLSTRIWRSVYRSNVPSKFIIFGEEQVVVGGVVYWLAVPRVGDGDWYGNLIVSFDLTSEEFGEVKLPDRLAHTHCNLSMLKPRESLVAIEGCVEDSELVYHVWVMKDGVPKLFEKLFTISGHSPYGSLNSVRGFRKTGEALVELQAHRSIRTLAAYEPYSKSIKNIGTSEKHIYVYSYTETLLLLDQPVITN